A region from the Neomonachus schauinslandi chromosome 2, ASM220157v2, whole genome shotgun sequence genome encodes:
- the LOC110591478 gene encoding cytochrome c oxidase assembly protein COX18, mitochondrial isoform X3, which translates to MRRLVSELYVRDNCHPFKATVLVWIQFPMWIFMSVALRNFSTGATHSEGFSVQEQLATDGILWFPDLTALDSTWILPISVGIINLLIVEIFALQKIGMSRFQTYITYFVRAVSVLMIPVAATIPSSIVLYWLCSSLMGLSQNLLLRSPRFRQLCRIPLTKSDSGTPYKDLFAAFYAKFISKK; encoded by the exons ATGCGGAGGCTTGTTTCAGAGCTGTATGTTCGGGATAACTGCCACCctttcaaagccactgttttggTCTGGATTCAGTTTCCCATGTGGATCTTCATGTCTGTTGCTCTCCGGAATTTTAGCACAGGGGCAACACATTCAGAAG GTTTTTCTGTTCAGGAACAGTTAGCTACTGATGGAATCCTGTGGTTTCCTGACCTCACTGCACTGGATTCTACTTGGATTCTGCCTATCTCCGTTGGTATCATCAATTTATTAATAGTGGAG ATTTTTGCTCTGCAAAAAATTGGAATGTCTCGTTTTCAGACATATATTACATACTTTGTTCGTGCGGTATCAGTGTTGATGATTCCAGTTGCTGCAACCATACCTTCA tcGATTGTGCTCTACTGGTTGTGCTCCAGCCTCATGGGCCTTTCACAGAACTTGCTGCTGCGCTCTCCTAGGTTTCGTCAACTTTGCCGAATACCGTTGACCAAGTCAGATTCAGGCACTCCTTATAAGGACCTCTTTGCTGCCTTTTATGCCAAGTTCATTTCAAAAAAATGA